A DNA window from Ranitomeya imitator isolate aRanImi1 chromosome 2, aRanImi1.pri, whole genome shotgun sequence contains the following coding sequences:
- the LOC138663951 gene encoding oocyte zinc finger protein XlCOF7.1-like isoform X2: protein MWSAALQVEVATILDPLSEDLLYKRIFLIDPSRMGRDRDKMVKILHLTLEILYRLTGEDYTVVKKTSSERCQVTVSPGWRRTRSPITEPPPHPLIHKDINDRNILELTYKMIELLTGEVPIRCQDVTVYFSMEEWEYLEGHKDLYQDVMMKGSQPFTSPVLSSKRTTPERCLHPLLPQDCKLENPNIPQDHQGNDVTNINTTETYVSGDEQCKEEIPTHDYPDCTRSSEGHVISKDCKEDDHGITQETYEELEIIPDIPSALHSKDLSSDPIQEVFSPDSIQTINQNENNRRDSEPDGSHKGENPFACLKCGKCYVDILNLVKHEKSHKERKFKCSKCEKCFTKNAHLIRHEKSHTGEKPFSCSKCGARFDYQSKLNGHQRRHTGEKPFSCLKCGKCFSQKSGLADHQKTHSGEKPFSCSECGKCFKHKFVLVKHHRVHTGEKPFLCTECGKCFAQKSHLNVHQKTHTGEKPFLCSECGKCFSTKRTLGYHKKTHTGEKPFSCSECEKCFAWKSNLVEHQKVHTGEKPFVCLDCGKCFKFKSCLVPHRRTHLGVKPF, encoded by the exons atgtggagtgccgctctgcaggtggag GTCGctacaatattggatcctctcagtgaagatcttctatataagagaattttcctgattgatcCATCAAGGATGGGGAGAGACAGGGACAAGATGGTgaagatattacacctcaccctagagatcctctaccggcttactggagag gattacacagtagtgaagaagacctccagTGAGCGCTGTCAAGTAACTGTGTCTCCGGGTTGGAGAAGAACTAGGAGCCCAATAACagagcctccacctcaccccctgatacataagGACATCAATGACCGGaacatcctagaactcacctacaagatgattgagctgctgactggagag gttcctataaggtgtcaggatgttaccgtctatttctccatggaggagtgggagtatttagaaggacacaaagatctgtaccagGATGTCATGATGAAGGGTTCACAGCccttcacatcaccag ttctctccagtaagaggacaacaccagagagatgtctccatcctcttcttccacaggactgtaaactagAAAATCCCAatattcctcaggatcatcag ggtaacGATGTGAccaatattaatactacagagacatatgtgagtggtgatgagcagtgtaaagaggagattcctacacatgactacccag ATTGTACCAGAAGCTCAGAGGGACATGTGATCTCTAAAGATTGTAAAGAAGATGATCATGGTATCACACAAGAAACATATGAAGAGCTTGAAATTATCCCAGATATACCATcagcccttcacagcaaagatctatcatctgatccaATTCAAGAGGTTTTCTCTCCTGATTCAATACAGACTATTAACCAAAATGAAAATAACAGAAGGGATAGCGAACCAGACGGATCTCACAAAGGGGAGAATCCATTTGCATGTTTAAAATGTGGAAAATGCTATGTAGATATATTAAATCTTGTTAAACATGAGAAAAGTCACAAGGAAAGGAAATTTAAATGTtcaaaatgtgagaaatgttttacgaAGAATGCACATCTTATAAGACATGAGAAaagtcacactggggagaagccattctcatgttcaAAATGTGGAGCCCGTTTTGACTATCAATCGAAACTTAATGGACATCAGAGaagacacacaggggagaagccattttcctgcttaaaatgtgggaaatgtttttctcaGAAATCAGGTCTTGCTGACCATCAAAAAACTCACagcggggagaagccattttcatgttcagaatgtgggaagtgttttaaacATAAATTTGTTTTAGTTAAACATCACagagttcacacaggggagaagccattcttatgcacagaatgtgggaaatgctttgcaCAAAAATCACATCTTAATGTgcatcagaaaactcacacaggagagaagccatttttatgctcagaatgtgggaaatgtttttctacCAAAAGAACTCTTGGTTACCAtaaaaaaactcacacaggggagaagccattttcatgctcagaatgtgaaaaatgttttgcATGGAAATCAAATCTTGTTGAGCACCAAaaagttcacacaggggagaagccatttgtaTGTTTAGATTGTGGTAAATGTTTTAAATTTAAGTCATGTCTTGTTCCACATAGAAGAACTCACTTAGGAGTGAAACCATTCTGA
- the LOC138663951 gene encoding oocyte zinc finger protein XlCOF7.1-like isoform X1 has translation MWSAALQVEVATILDPLSEDLLYKRIFLIDPSRMGRDRDKMVKILHLTLEILYRLTGEDYTVVKKTSSERCQVTVSPGWRRTRSPITEPPPHPLIHKDINDRNILELTYKMIELLTGEVPIRCQDVTVYFSMEEWEYLEGHKDLYQDVMMKGSQPFTSPVLSSKRTTPERCLHPLLPQDCKLENPNIPQDHQGNDVTNINTTETYVSGDEQCKEEIPTHDYPVDCTRSSEGHVISKDCKEDDHGITQETYEELEIIPDIPSALHSKDLSSDPIQEVFSPDSIQTINQNENNRRDSEPDGSHKGENPFACLKCGKCYVDILNLVKHEKSHKERKFKCSKCEKCFTKNAHLIRHEKSHTGEKPFSCSKCGARFDYQSKLNGHQRRHTGEKPFSCLKCGKCFSQKSGLADHQKTHSGEKPFSCSECGKCFKHKFVLVKHHRVHTGEKPFLCTECGKCFAQKSHLNVHQKTHTGEKPFLCSECGKCFSTKRTLGYHKKTHTGEKPFSCSECEKCFAWKSNLVEHQKVHTGEKPFVCLDCGKCFKFKSCLVPHRRTHLGVKPF, from the exons atgtggagtgccgctctgcaggtggag GTCGctacaatattggatcctctcagtgaagatcttctatataagagaattttcctgattgatcCATCAAGGATGGGGAGAGACAGGGACAAGATGGTgaagatattacacctcaccctagagatcctctaccggcttactggagag gattacacagtagtgaagaagacctccagTGAGCGCTGTCAAGTAACTGTGTCTCCGGGTTGGAGAAGAACTAGGAGCCCAATAACagagcctccacctcaccccctgatacataagGACATCAATGACCGGaacatcctagaactcacctacaagatgattgagctgctgactggagag gttcctataaggtgtcaggatgttaccgtctatttctccatggaggagtgggagtatttagaaggacacaaagatctgtaccagGATGTCATGATGAAGGGTTCACAGCccttcacatcaccag ttctctccagtaagaggacaacaccagagagatgtctccatcctcttcttccacaggactgtaaactagAAAATCCCAatattcctcaggatcatcag ggtaacGATGTGAccaatattaatactacagagacatatgtgagtggtgatgagcagtgtaaagaggagattcctacacatgactacccag TAGATTGTACCAGAAGCTCAGAGGGACATGTGATCTCTAAAGATTGTAAAGAAGATGATCATGGTATCACACAAGAAACATATGAAGAGCTTGAAATTATCCCAGATATACCATcagcccttcacagcaaagatctatcatctgatccaATTCAAGAGGTTTTCTCTCCTGATTCAATACAGACTATTAACCAAAATGAAAATAACAGAAGGGATAGCGAACCAGACGGATCTCACAAAGGGGAGAATCCATTTGCATGTTTAAAATGTGGAAAATGCTATGTAGATATATTAAATCTTGTTAAACATGAGAAAAGTCACAAGGAAAGGAAATTTAAATGTtcaaaatgtgagaaatgttttacgaAGAATGCACATCTTATAAGACATGAGAAaagtcacactggggagaagccattctcatgttcaAAATGTGGAGCCCGTTTTGACTATCAATCGAAACTTAATGGACATCAGAGaagacacacaggggagaagccattttcctgcttaaaatgtgggaaatgtttttctcaGAAATCAGGTCTTGCTGACCATCAAAAAACTCACagcggggagaagccattttcatgttcagaatgtgggaagtgttttaaacATAAATTTGTTTTAGTTAAACATCACagagttcacacaggggagaagccattcttatgcacagaatgtgggaaatgctttgcaCAAAAATCACATCTTAATGTgcatcagaaaactcacacaggagagaagccatttttatgctcagaatgtgggaaatgtttttctacCAAAAGAACTCTTGGTTACCAtaaaaaaactcacacaggggagaagccattttcatgctcagaatgtgaaaaatgttttgcATGGAAATCAAATCTTGTTGAGCACCAAaaagttcacacaggggagaagccatttgtaTGTTTAGATTGTGGTAAATGTTTTAAATTTAAGTCATGTCTTGTTCCACATAGAAGAACTCACTTAGGAGTGAAACCATTCTGA